The Blattabacterium sp. (Blatta orientalis) str. Tarazona genome contains the following window.
ATCTATTGATAAATTAATATTAGATTTAGACGGAACAAAAAATAAAAAAAGACTAGGAGCAAATGCTATTTTAGGAGTTTCTTTGGCTGTAGTAAAAGCAGCTTCTAAGGAGTTAAATATCCCCCTTTATAAATACATAGGAGGAGTCCATGCGCATATACTTCCAATTCCTTTAATGAATATTGTTAACGGGGGTAGACATTCAGATGCTCCTATCGCTTTTCAAGAATTTATGATAGTCCCTATGAGGGCTAATACATTTCTTGATGCTATTCAAATGGGATATAAAGTTTTTTATAAACTAAAAAATATTTTATCTAAAAAAGGTTTATCAACAAATGTTGGAGATGAAGGTGGTTTCTCTTCTAATTTTAATGGAATTGAAGATGTGTTAGATAATATTTTGGAAGCTATACACCAAGCCAATTATGAACCTTATGAACAAATAGGTTTAGCTTTGGATTGTGCAGCATCTGAATTTTATCAAGATGAAAAATATAATTATTCCAAATTTGAAAAGGGAAATAAAGAAAAGGTAGAAAGATCTAAAGAAGAACATGTTAATTACTTGTCTTATTTGACAAGACGTTATCCTATTATATCTATTGAAGATGGAATGGATCAAAATGATTGGGAGGGGTGGAAAATATTAACTAGAGAGTTGGGAAAAGAAGTTTTGTTAGTAGGAGATGATTTATTTGTAACGAAAGTAGAAAAATTGAATGAGGGAATAAAAGAAGGAATAGCCAATTCTATTCTTATAAAAGTGAATCAAGTGGGAACTTTGACAGAAACAATAGCAACCATAAATACTGGAAAAGAAAATGGATATTGTAACATTATTTCTCATCGTTCTGGAGATACAGAAGATCCTTTTATAGCTGATTTATCTGTAGCATTGAATATTGGAAGAATTAAAACAGGTTCTATCTGCCGTTCAGAAAGAACTTCTAAATATAATCAATTATTACGTATCGAAGATATGCTAGGTAAAAATTCTCATTATCCAGAATGGACAGGATGGAAATAAATTGTTAATTTTTATCTCCAATTAAAGAGAATTAGCTATGGAATCAATGATAATATTGGTTTTTATCATTGGATATTTTTTTATTACTATTGAGAATATTATATCCTTGAATAAGGTTATTCCATCCCTTCTCATGGCTTCTATTTGTTGGTCTTTAATTATGTTTTGGAATATTCCTATTTTTGAATTGAATAATAAAGATCCTAAAATTTTATTGTTATTCCATTTGGGAAAAGCATCTGAAATAGTCTTTTTTCTTATTGGAGCCATGTCTATTATTTCTATTATTGATAAATATTCTGGTTTTGAAGTATTAAGGGATTTATTTCCTACTAATACAAAGCGAAAATTTTTATGGATAATAAGTTTATTATCTTTTTTTTTATCTGCTATTATAGATAATCTAACAGCAACCATAGTTGTAGCAACCATTTTAAAAAAAGTAATTTCTGATTATAAAGAACGTTTATATTATTTAGGCTTAGTAATTATATCCGCGAATGCAGGTGGAGTATGGTCTCCTATGGGTGATATTACTACTACTATGCTATGGATATCTAATAAAGTAACTACTGTTAATCTTATTAAAAGGATATTGATTCCATCTACTTTATGTATGTTTTTTTCTACATTAGTCGGTTCATTAATGCCTATTTTTGATGGATTCATTCAAATAAAAAAAAGCAAATTATCAAAATTTGATCGTAAAAAAGGTTTTTGTATGTTGAACATTGGACTGGGTCTTTTGTTATTTGTTCCTATTTTTAAAACCGTCACTGGAATCCCTCCATATATGGGAATGACTTTTTCTCTTGGAATACTAGGACTGATTACTAATATGCAAAAAAGAGATTTTTCTATGGAAGAAGTATTTCGAAATATAGATTTTTCTAGTATCTTATTTTTTTTCGGAATCTTGCTTTCTGTTTCATCTTTGGAATCTTTAGGTATGTTATATAATTTATCTCATTGGATTAATAATATAGTTCCCACATGGAAACTAACTACATTTTTATTTGGATTAATGTCTTCTTTTATAGATAATGTTCCATTAGTAGCAGCTACTAATGCCATGTTTTCTTATCCTAAAGATCATGAATTTTGGCATTTTATAGCTTATGTATCCGGAACAGGAGGAAGTATATTCCTTATAGGATCTGCTGCTGGTGTAGCAGCAATGGGAATGGAAAAAATAGTATTTTTTTTGGTATTTAAAAAAATTAGTTGGCTAGCTATGATAGGTTATTTATCTGGATTTTTATATTTATTAGTTTATCCGTTTCTTTTTTTGTAAAAATTCTATAAATTCTCCTCCCAAATATGAAAATGGAAAAAAAATAGGAAGGATAATTATTTCAAACCATAATGGTAAAGTATATAACAATATGTGAATGAAAGCAATAATAAATAAAATAAAACCAGTTAATAATGCATAAGCTTTTTTAGCGTTTTGTACGAAAAAAGCAGTAGTTAATCCTCCTATTAAAGCGCTGAAAATATAGAAAAAAAATAAAGTTATAAAAAATTCAGTAGGAGCATAAATGAATACATATTGTAATTGTTTCAGTGGAATAAATTGTATTTTGGAAAACCACTTTTTTATCCATTTTATAGCATAAAATATTTCAGAAAGACTTACTGATAATCCTATTATTACGGCAAAAATATTACGGTACATAATAACCTCATTAAAAAAATGATTTTTTTTGTTATTTTGTATATAAAAATAAACATCAATTTTAATATGCATTCTACAGTAGATTGGATTTCGATAAAAAAGTATGAAGATATTTTATTTCTTTTTTGGAAAGGAATTTCTAAAATAGAAATAAATAGACCTGAATGTCATAATGCTTTTCGTGTAGAAACTGTAAAAGAAATGATCGATGCTATAGATATATGTAATGAAAGAAAAGATATTGATGTATTGATTATTACTGGATCTGGAAATAAATCTTTTTGTTCTGGAGGAGATCAAAAAACTAGGGGAAAGGGAGGGTATTTAGGAAAAGATGGAATCCCTAGATTAAATATTTTAGATTTTTATAAAAAAATAAGAGAGATCCCTAAACCAGTTATTGCTATGGTCAATGGTTTTGCTATAGGAGGAGGACATGTTTTACATGTGGTTTGTGATTTAACTATAGCTTCTGATAACGCTATTTTTAGTCAAGTAGGACCTAAAGTAGGATCTTTTGACGGTGGGTTTGGCTCCTCTTATTTAGCACGTCATATTGGTCAGAAAAGAACACGAGAAATGTGGTTTTTATGTAAAAAATATTCTGCGGAAGAAGCCTTCAAAATGGGTTTGATTAATAAAGTAGTTCCTTTGAAAGATTTAGAGAAAATAACTATAGAATGGTGTCAAACTATACAAAAAAGAAGTCCTATGTCTTTAAGAATGATTAAACGTTGTTTAAATGCAGAATTAGACGGACAACATGGATTGATGCAATTAGCTGGAGACGCTACTTTAATGTTTTATTTGACGGAAGAGTCTAAAGAAGGAAAAGATGCTTTTTTAGAAAAAAGAAATCCAGATTTTAAAAAATTTCCAAGATTTTTATGAAATTAAAATATTGGTTTTATGCCGTTCGTTTTCAAACTTTACTCCTTTCTTTTTCTGGAATCACTTTAAGTTTTTTAATTTCTAAATCTAGAGGTTTTGGAGATTTTATAACTTATTTTCTGTGTCTTTTTACTGCTATATTATTGCAAATATTGGCTAATTTTTCAAATGATTATGGAGATAGTATTCAAGGAGTAGACAATGATTATCGTATGGGGCCAAAAAGAATTATTCAAAGAGGATGGATTTCTTTATTAGCTATGAAAAGAGCTATAAATATATTTTCTATATTATCTTTTTTTTCCGGTATTTCTTTAATTTATAAATCTTTAAATAAGAATGGTCTTTTTATTTTTCTACTTTATTTTATAGGTCTTTTGATTTGCATATATAGTTCAATTAAATACACCATTGGTCCTTATCCATATGGATATATGGGAATGGGAGATTTATTTGTTTTCTATTTTTTTGGTTTAGTTTCTGTAGAAGGAAGTTATTTTTTGTATACTCATGTGTTTTCATTGGAAATGATTTTTTTATCATTATCAGTAGGATTTTTGAGTCTTTCTGTTTTAAATGTTAATAACATGAGAGACATTAAAAATGATTATAAAAATGGAAAATACACAATAGCCGGAATACTTGGTCTCAAATATGCAAAATTATATCATATTTTTTCTATATTAATTTCTATATTTTTAGGAGGATGGTTTATTTATTTAACTCATAAAAGTATTTATCAATGGTTTTTTTTTATATTAAGTCTTCCTTTTTTTGCACAACATTTAAAGAAAATTTTTTTTATGAAAAATTATAAGGATTTTACTTCAGAATTGAAAAAATTAGTTTTAATCACTTTTTTTTATTCTATGTGTATAGGGGTTGGGAGTTTTTTTTATTAAAATGCGAAAAATTCCTATTTCATAGAATAATTTTATTGTAATACTTATATTCGTGATTTGAAAATGAAAATAACTTTTTTTACGCATAGTACATGTCTATTAGAAATAGAAAAAATCTGTTTGTTAATAGATCCTTTTTTTTCTGAAAATCCTATATTCAAAAAAAATACCTTATTGCTAAATAACACGATTTGTCAAATTAATAAAGTTGATTACATTTTGATAACTCACGCACATTATGATCATGTATGTGATGTAGAATTCTTTGCAAGAAAGTTAAATTCTATGATCATCTCAAACTATGAGATATCCAATTTTTTTGAAAAAAAAGGATTAAAAACTTATGGAATAAATTATGGATCTTTTATATCTTTTCCATTTGGAAAATTAAAGTACGTTTGGGCCGTTCATTCTAGTGTTTTCAATGATGGAACTTATGGAGGAAATCCGGGAGGTTTTCTTTTACATACAAAAAAAGGAAATATCTATATATCCGGGGATACTTCTTTAACCAATGAAATGAGTTTTATTCCTATTTTTGGAAAGTTAAAAATATCTATTCTTCCCATAGGGGGAAATTATACTATGGATGTTGAAGAGGCTATTATTGCTTCGAATTTATTACAATGCAATAAAATATTGGGAGTCCATTATGATACTTTTGAATCTATAGAAATTGATAAAGAACAGGCAAAAAAAAAGTTTTCTGAAAATGGAAAAGAATTATTTTTATTGAGAATGGGAGAATCCATAAAGATATGAGGTTATTATTATGTATTATATATTATGATAATCAAATCCAAACTAAAGAAGCATCAATTTTTTTTCAAAAAAGAAGTGAAAAATGCCAATAAAACATTTGAATATAGTGTAATTTGGTTTTTCATTATAAAAAAAGAAGAAAAGATAGGGGTTGGAGAATGTAATCCATTATTGGAAAAATTGTATAATTTAAATTTTTACGAAAAAGAATTATTGTTTATTTCTAGAAAAATAAACGCTATCAAGAAAACGGAAATTGATTATTATCGTCCTTATATTTCTTATTCTTCGATTTTATTTGGATTGGAGCAGGCTTTTTTGAGTTTAAAGAAAAAGTTTCAGATCTTATATGATTCTAAATTTACTGATGGAAAAATAGGACTTTCTATAAATAGTTTAATATGGTATTCTTCTATAAGAAATACAGAATATAAAATAAAAAAAATAGAAAAGGAAATATTTAAAGGTTTTTCATTTATCAAAATGAAAATAAATCCAATTCTTTTTCATAATCAATATTTGTATTTTTTGTTAAAAAAGATTCAAAATAAATATCCACATATAAAAATATCAATGGATGCAAATGGTTCTTTTAAAAAAAAAGAAGATACTATTTCTTGTATAAATAAGTTTTATGATATAAATATTATTCATTCCATAGAACAACCTATAGAATCCGGAAATTGGAAAGAAATATCTACAATATGTAAAGTGTCAAAAATTCCTATAGCATTAGATGAAGAATTAATAGGTATTAATGATTTAAAGTTGAAGAAAAAACTATTGGATACTATAAAACCTCAATATATAGTATTAAAACCAAGTATATGTGGAGGTTTTTACGGATGTAAAGAATGGATATTAGAGGCCAATAAGAGAAAAATTGGATGGTGGATTAGTTCTTCTTTGGAGAGTCATATAGGAATTAATGCTATGGCTCAATGGACTTTTAAAATGGAACGAGAACACAAAAATAGTAGAGGGGTACATGGATTAAATATAGGATATTTTTGTAATGATTTTTTTTCTCCTCTTCAGATAAAAAAAGGTTCTATTTGGTACAATCCTTTACATCAATGGAACATAAAAAATTTTCTCTAGGAATGTGGATTCATTTTTCTTCAAAGAAAATATCTATTATTAATTTAGTTTTAAAAGGACATCCTTTATACCAGTGGCAAGAATCCATTCTTTCTTTTTTAAAGAATTGGAATGATAAAAATAAAACAGTATTAATGAGTTTTACTTCTGGAACCACTGGTTATCCTAAAAAAATTTTTCTGAAAAAAGAATGTATGTATGAATCGGCAAAAAGAACCGTAAATTTTTTAAATCTAAAAAAAAGAGGAACTAGAGGTTTATTATGTCTATCTCCAAATTCTATAGCGAGCAAAATGTTTTTGATACGTGCAATGATATTTCAGTGGGATATCTATTGCATTCCACCTTCATCTACTCCATTAGAAAATATTGAAGGATATTTTGATATTGTTTCCATGGTTCCCATGCAAGTTTTTTCAAGTTTAAATCATTTGGATAAAATTCGAATTGTTTTGATAGGAGGAAGTTCTATTTCTGTTGAATTGGAAGAAAGATTGCAAAAAATCTCAACTATATGTTATGTTACTTATGGAATGACAGAAACATTAGGTCATATAGCCTTTAAAAAAATTAATGGATTAGATAGAACTCCATATTTTCAATCATTCGAAGATGTATATCTAAGCGTGGATAAAAGAAATTGTTTAGGTATATATGATATGGGAACCTTTATTCAAACCAATGATATAGTTCATTTAATCTCTATACATAAATTTAATTGGATAGGAAGATTTGATAATATTATTAATAGTGGAGGAATTAAAATACTTCCTGAATTAATAGAAAAGGAAATATCTCCATTTATTCCTTCTCATAAAAGATTTTTAATTTCTTCAATTCCTGATAAAATTTTTGGAGAAAAAATAGTATTAATCATTGAAGGTCATTTTTTTTCTGTGAAAATACCTCAATCTATTTTCCTGGGGAAAAAAAAATTTTATAAACCGAAAGGAATTTTTTTTGTAAAAAATTTTATAGAAAATTCTTTTGGAAAGTTGAAAAGAAAAGAAATAAGAAATTTTGTAATAAAAAATCTTCTTGTAAGTTAAGAAAATTTTTTTAGAATTTATTCAATTGGTAAAACCTCTGTTATATTTTATGAATATAAAATATTTCTTTATATATTTGTGCATAATGCGCCTTCCCTTTGATTTGATAGAATTCGAAGGGTTTTTTGTTTTTTTGGTTAGAATTATTAGTCTTCTTTTTCAAAGAAGAAATGGGAATGAATAAAAATATGAAATGGAAAAATCCATCTGAAAAATGTTTGTTTGATATTGCTAAAAAAATTGAATCTTATTCTATAGAAGATCAATTAAAAATATTCATCCTAGATACGGAAAGAATTTTTAAAGAAACTTATCAAGTATGGTCAGATACAAATAAGTTTTATAATTATTCCATTTCTGCATATTATCCGAATACTAAAAAATTAGAAAATTTTTTATAGCAGATATTCCAGAACATTTCCAATATACTAAAAATATGGGAATACGGCCTTCTTTAGCTATTATATTGATAGATGCTCGTTATGGTGGAGTAGTAGAACAAATACAAAGACATTCTTTAATTCTTGGATTGTTGAATATTCAAAAAATTATTCTAGCTGTTAATAAAAAAGATAAAAGATAACGGAGCATCCATTTTGATAGATGAGACAAAGACAAGTTATGTCACAGTAGCCACTTGTATGATTGAATAGATTATTGAATAATTTTTATTATGTCTAATCCAGATTTTTTAAATAATTTGTTTGAAAATAAAAAAAAAGGATTTTATCCTTTCCCTCACAAAAAAATGTCCGAAAAATTTGTGGAAGGTTTATTTCATCTTCTTTTTACCCCTGATCAGAATATTCTAGAAAATAGAAAATCTTTAAAGAAAAATTATCAAAAATTACAACAGGAGTTATATAACATTCTTCTAGAATTAAATTTTGAAGAATCCCGTCAAAAACATTTACCAAAATTTTTTGAAAAGATTCCTAATATTTATCAAACACTGATCACAGATGCTAATGCTATTTTAGATTTTGATCCAGCTGCAACCGGAATAGAAGAAATTTATTTGTCCTATCCCGGATTTTTTGCTACTGCATTATATAGAATGGCTCATCAATTATGGATTCTAAAAGTTCCAATACTCCCTAGACTGATCACAGAATATGCTCACAGTAAAACTGGAGTAGACATTCATGCTTCTGCAGAAATAGGAAAAGCTTTTGTGATAGATCATGGAACAGGAATAGTGATAGGATCTAGTACGAAAATAGGGAATAAAGTCAAAATATATCAAGGAGTAACTTTAGGAGCTATTTATGTAGATAAAAAATTAGCAAATAAAAAACGTCATCCTACTATAGAAGATAAAGTCACTATTTATGCGGGAGCAACTATATTGGGAGGAGAGACGATAGTTGGACATGATAGTGTTATTGGCGGAAATGTATGGGTGACCCATAGTATTCCTCCATATTCTATAGTTTATCAAAAAAATGAAATAAGAATGCGAAATAACAGTCCTTTTCCCGATCCTATTAATTATATGATATAATAAAAAAATAAAAAGATGAAAGCAGAAAGTATCTTGCAAACTATTGGAAATACCCCTCATGTACGTCTACTACGTTTATATCCAAATCATAAAGTTTGGATGAAACTGGAAAAAAATAATCCAGGAGGAAGCATTAAAGATAGAATAGCATTATCCATGATCGAAGATGCAGAGAAAAAAGGAATTCTTA
Protein-coding sequences here:
- the eno gene encoding phosphopyruvate hydratase; protein product: MSQIKTIKARQILDSRGNPTVEVDVVTEKNILGRASVPSGASKGENEAFELRDGGEKFLGNGVLKAVHNVNNIIAPELIGFSIMDQISIDKLILDLDGTKNKKRLGANAILGVSLAVVKAASKELNIPLYKYIGGVHAHILPIPLMNIVNGGRHSDAPIAFQEFMIVPMRANTFLDAIQMGYKVFYKLKNILSKKGLSTNVGDEGGFSSNFNGIEDVLDNILEAIHQANYEPYEQIGLALDCAASEFYQDEKYNYSKFEKGNKEKVERSKEEHVNYLSYLTRRYPIISIEDGMDQNDWEGWKILTRELGKEVLLVGDDLFVTKVEKLNEGIKEGIANSILIKVNQVGTLTETIATINTGKENGYCNIISHRSGDTEDPFIADLSVALNIGRIKTGSICRSERTSKYNQLLRIEDMLGKNSHYPEWTGWK
- a CDS encoding metal-dependent hydrolase yields the protein MKITFFTHSTCLLEIEKICLLIDPFFSENPIFKKNTLLLNNTICQINKVDYILITHAHYDHVCDVEFFARKLNSMIISNYEISNFFEKKGLKTYGINYGSFISFPFGKLKYVWAVHSSVFNDGTYGGNPGGFLLHTKKGNIYISGDTSLTNEMSFIPIFGKLKISILPIGGNYTMDVEEAIIASNLLQCNKILGVHYDTFESIEIDKEQAKKKFSENGKELFLLRMGESIKI
- a CDS encoding serine O-acetyltransferase; this translates as MSNPDFLNNLFENKKKGFYPFPHKKMSEKFVEGLFHLLFTPDQNILENRKSLKKNYQKLQQELYNILLELNFEESRQKHLPKFFEKIPNIYQTLITDANAILDFDPAATGIEEIYLSYPGFFATALYRMAHQLWILKVPILPRLITEYAHSKTGVDIHASAEIGKAFVIDHGTGIVIGSSTKIGNKVKIYQGVTLGAIYVDKKLANKKRHPTIEDKVTIYAGATILGGETIVGHDSVIGGNVWVTHSIPPYSIVYQKNEIRMRNNSPFPDPINYMI
- the menB gene encoding 1,4-dihydroxy-2-naphthoyl-CoA synthase — protein: MHSTVDWISIKKYEDILFLFWKGISKIEINRPECHNAFRVETVKEMIDAIDICNERKDIDVLIITGSGNKSFCSGGDQKTRGKGGYLGKDGIPRLNILDFYKKIREIPKPVIAMVNGFAIGGGHVLHVVCDLTIASDNAIFSQVGPKVGSFDGGFGSSYLARHIGQKRTREMWFLCKKYSAEEAFKMGLINKVVPLKDLEKITIEWCQTIQKRSPMSLRMIKRCLNAELDGQHGLMQLAGDATLMFYLTEESKEGKDAFLEKRNPDFKKFPRFL
- a CDS encoding AMP-binding protein gives rise to the protein MEHKKFSLGMWIHFSSKKISIINLVLKGHPLYQWQESILSFLKNWNDKNKTVLMSFTSGTTGYPKKIFLKKECMYESAKRTVNFLNLKKRGTRGLLCLSPNSIASKMFLIRAMIFQWDIYCIPPSSTPLENIEGYFDIVSMVPMQVFSSLNHLDKIRIVLIGGSSISVELEERLQKISTICYVTYGMTETLGHIAFKKINGLDRTPYFQSFEDVYLSVDKRNCLGIYDMGTFIQTNDIVHLISIHKFNWIGRFDNIINSGGIKILPELIEKEISPFIPSHKRFLISSIPDKIFGEKIVLIIEGHFFSVKIPQSIFLGKKKFYKPKGIFFVKNFIENSFGKLKRKEIRNFVIKNLLVS
- a CDS encoding SLC13 family permease, yielding MESMIILVFIIGYFFITIENIISLNKVIPSLLMASICWSLIMFWNIPIFELNNKDPKILLLFHLGKASEIVFFLIGAMSIISIIDKYSGFEVLRDLFPTNTKRKFLWIISLLSFFLSAIIDNLTATIVVATILKKVISDYKERLYYLGLVIISANAGGVWSPMGDITTTMLWISNKVTTVNLIKRILIPSTLCMFFSTLVGSLMPIFDGFIQIKKSKLSKFDRKKGFCMLNIGLGLLLFVPIFKTVTGIPPYMGMTFSLGILGLITNMQKRDFSMEEVFRNIDFSSILFFFGILLSVSSLESLGMLYNLSHWINNIVPTWKLTTFLFGLMSSFIDNVPLVAATNAMFSYPKDHEFWHFIAYVSGTGGSIFLIGSAAGVAAMGMEKIVFFLVFKKISWLAMIGYLSGFLYLLVYPFLFL
- the menA gene encoding 1,4-dihydroxy-2-naphthoate octaprenyltransferase; protein product: MKLKYWFYAVRFQTLLLSFSGITLSFLISKSRGFGDFITYFLCLFTAILLQILANFSNDYGDSIQGVDNDYRMGPKRIIQRGWISLLAMKRAINIFSILSFFSGISLIYKSLNKNGLFIFLLYFIGLLICIYSSIKYTIGPYPYGYMGMGDLFVFYFFGLVSVEGSYFLYTHVFSLEMIFLSLSVGFLSLSVLNVNNMRDIKNDYKNGKYTIAGILGLKYAKLYHIFSILISIFLGGWFIYLTHKSIYQWFFFILSLPFFAQHLKKIFFMKNYKDFTSELKKLVLITFFYSMCIGVGSFFY
- a CDS encoding enolase C-terminal domain-like protein; this translates as MIIKSKLKKHQFFFKKEVKNANKTFEYSVIWFFIIKKEEKIGVGECNPLLEKLYNLNFYEKELLFISRKINAIKKTEIDYYRPYISYSSILFGLEQAFLSLKKKFQILYDSKFTDGKIGLSINSLIWYSSIRNTEYKIKKIEKEIFKGFSFIKMKINPILFHNQYLYFLLKKIQNKYPHIKISMDANGSFKKKEDTISCINKFYDINIIHSIEQPIESGNWKEISTICKVSKIPIALDEELIGINDLKLKKKLLDTIKPQYIVLKPSICGGFYGCKEWILEANKRKIGWWISSSLESHIGINAMAQWTFKMEREHKNSRGVHGLNIGYFCNDFFSPLQIKKGSIWYNPLHQWNIKNFL